The DNA sequence GGCCGTGTGCGCGGCCATCGAGGCCGGCCGGGGCGAGGTGTACGCCGCGCTGTTCGGCGTCGCCGATCGCGAGCCGGTCCGCGAGACCGACGATCGCTCCTACCGACCGGCCGATCTGGCGAGGATTCTGCGGTCGGGGACGCTCGTCGTGGGGGACGGGGCCTCGACGGTCGAACGCGCAATTCGGGACGAGGGGCGGGACATCCTGATGACCGAGCCCTGGCCGATCCTGGCCGGTCCGCTCGCGCTTTGGGGTTGCCGCACCCTGGTCCCCGGCGTACGCTACGTGCCGGGGCAGCCGCGTCCGAACTACGTTCGTCCGTCCGACGCGGAGGCGCCCCGACGGTGATCGCCAAGTCCCGGAAAGGACGGGAGCGCCTCCACTCCTTCAGCATCTCCGGCATGTCGGTCGAGGACATACCGGGCGTCCTGGTGATCGAGAACGTCTCGTTTCCGACGCCCTGGAGCGAGTCGGCGTTCCGCTACGAGCTGCTGGAAAACCCGTACGCCAGCCTGTTCGTGGCGAAGACCCGCGATACGGTCGAGGTCATCGCCTTCGCGTGCGCCTGGATCGTCGACCAGGAGATGAAGATCAACAACATCGCGGTCCATCCGGAGTACCGGACGCGCGGCGTCGGCACACGCTTCCTGAAGTTTCTCCTGGAGTACGCCGCCTCGCAGGGCTGCCGGGAGGTGACGCTCGAGGTTCGGCCCAGCAACGAGGTGGCGCTCCATTTGTACCAGCAGGCCGGGTTCGTGCCGGTGGGCCGGCGCAAGCAGTACTACACGGACACGCACGAAGACGCCATCGTGATGTGGCGGCGGATCGAGGCACCGCCGCAGGGCTGAGATTCGGGGACGGCGGAACAGGTCCGAACGGCTTGCGCCCTCCCACCGGGGATGATAGACTGACGCACAAATATGGACGCGCGTGAATATCGATCCAGTTCGCTCGAACACCCCTTAAAATCAGGAGGTTGAGGCCGATGGTGCACATCCAGGAGGACCTGAAGCGGACGCTTTCGGAGAACCACGACGAGTATCGAAAGCTGCTGGCGGAGCACGCCATCTGTGAGTCCAGGCTTCAGGAACTTCAGGGGAAGGCCGTCCTCGACGACGCCGAGCGGGTCGAGAGCGTCAACATCAAGAAGCAGAAGCTCCATCTCAAAGACCGGATGGAGGCCATCCTCCGGCAGCACATGGAGCGCACGAGCGGCGCCGGGGTCCGGTAGCCGGCGGGCCGGGGAATCACGGCGTAAGCGTCTCGACACGCGAGGGGGCGCCCGCCCGGCGCCCCCTTTTCAACCGGGGGCTGACGTGCCGGTGGCGATTCAGGCGGTGCCGTTTCTCGCAGGGTTGCTGGTCGCGGGGCTGGTCCTCGGGCTCGTCTTCGGTCCCTGGGGCGCCGTCCCCGTCGGTCTTCTCGCCCTGTTCGTTCTCTTCTTCTTTCGCGATCCCGACAGGATCATTCCCGAGGGGGCGGGGCTCGTCCTGTCCCCGGCCGACGGCAGGGTCACGGAGGTCCTGCGCGCCCGCGACGGCACGCGGGTCTCGGTCTTCCTTTCGGTCTTCAACTGCCACATCAACCGCTCGCCGATCGGTGGCCAGGTCGTCGGGGCGCGCCACACTCCGGGCCGGTTTCATCCGGCCTGGCAGGGCCGGGCGAGCCACGAGAACGAGCGCAATCACCTGCTGCTCCGCTCGGACACCGGTGATTACGGCGTGACGCAGGTGGCCGGCGTGCTGGCACGACGCATCGTCTGCACTAAATCGGTTGGAAACGTCGTGAGCCGGGGGGAGCGCATCG is a window from the Candidatus Dormiibacterota bacterium genome containing:
- the tsaB gene encoding tRNA (adenosine(37)-N6)-threonylcarbamoyltransferase complex dimerization subunit type 1 TsaB, coding for MTVLGIDTATSRGSVALARQGEVLAAADLHERGAHARDLVQRIDRLLAGTGLGPGDLRGIVVTLGPGSFTGVRVGLATAKGLAYALDIGLGGMSTLEALARAGLLQGAGRAVAVCAAIEAGRGEVYAALFGVADREPVRETDDRSYRPADLARILRSGTLVVGDGASTVERAIRDEGRDILMTEPWPILAGPLALWGCRTLVPGVRYVPGQPRPNYVRPSDAEAPRR
- the rimI gene encoding ribosomal protein S18-alanine N-acetyltransferase, with protein sequence MIAKSRKGRERLHSFSISGMSVEDIPGVLVIENVSFPTPWSESAFRYELLENPYASLFVAKTRDTVEVIAFACAWIVDQEMKINNIAVHPEYRTRGVGTRFLKFLLEYAASQGCREVTLEVRPSNEVALHLYQQAGFVPVGRRKQYYTDTHEDAIVMWRRIEAPPQG
- a CDS encoding phosphatidylserine decarboxylase — protein: MPVAIQAVPFLAGLLVAGLVLGLVFGPWGAVPVGLLALFVLFFFRDPDRIIPEGAGLVLSPADGRVTEVLRARDGTRVSVFLSVFNCHINRSPIGGQVVGARHTPGRFHPAWQGRASHENERNHLLLRSDTGDYGVTQVAGVLARRIVCTKSVGNVVSRGERIGLIRFGSRTDLHLPPGVEPLVRVGDRVRGGLTIMARALPKEQAGRVAGMGA